A region of Streptomyces deccanensis DNA encodes the following proteins:
- the rodA gene encoding rod shape-determining protein RodA: MTGNSFSVSGYGPERTGWTRLFARDSLARRLDWPILFSAIALSLIGAALVYSATRNRTELNQGDPYYFLLRHLLNTGIGFALMIGTVWLGHRTLRTAVPILYGISVLLILLVLTPMGATINGAHAWIVVGGGFSLQPSEFVKVTIILGMAMLLAARVDAGDKPHPDHRTVVQALGLATIPILIVLLMPDLGSVMVMVVIVLGVLLTSGASNRWVLGLIGTGAVGAIAVWQLGVLDEYQINRFAAFANPELDPAGVGYNTNQARIAIGSGGLLGTGLFKGSQTTGQFVPEQQTDFVFTVAGEELGFVGAGLIILLLGVVLWRACRIARETTELYGTIVAGGIIAWFAFQSFENIGMTLGIMPVAGLPLPFVSYGGSSMFAVWVAVGLLQSIRVQRPMSA, encoded by the coding sequence ATGACTGGCAACAGTTTCTCCGTCTCCGGGTACGGGCCCGAACGCACCGGCTGGACCCGGCTGTTCGCCCGCGACTCGCTCGCCCGGCGGCTCGACTGGCCGATACTGTTCTCGGCCATCGCGCTGTCCCTGATCGGCGCGGCCCTCGTCTACTCGGCGACCCGCAACCGCACCGAGCTCAACCAGGGCGACCCGTACTACTTCCTCCTCCGCCACCTGCTCAACACCGGCATCGGCTTCGCCCTGATGATCGGCACGGTCTGGCTGGGCCACCGCACCCTGCGCACGGCCGTGCCCATCCTCTACGGCATCTCGGTACTGCTGATCCTGCTGGTGCTCACCCCGATGGGCGCCACCATCAACGGCGCGCACGCCTGGATCGTCGTCGGCGGCGGCTTCTCGCTCCAGCCCTCCGAGTTCGTGAAGGTCACGATCATCCTGGGGATGGCGATGCTGCTCGCGGCCCGGGTGGACGCCGGCGACAAACCCCACCCCGACCACCGCACGGTCGTCCAGGCCCTCGGCCTCGCCACCATCCCCATACTGATCGTGCTGCTCATGCCCGACCTCGGCTCGGTCATGGTCATGGTGGTCATCGTGCTCGGGGTCCTGCTCACCTCCGGCGCCTCCAACCGATGGGTCCTCGGTCTCATCGGCACGGGCGCGGTCGGCGCGATCGCCGTCTGGCAGCTCGGCGTGCTCGACGAGTACCAGATCAACCGCTTCGCGGCCTTCGCAAACCCCGAGCTCGACCCGGCCGGCGTCGGCTACAACACCAACCAGGCCCGGATCGCCATCGGCTCCGGCGGGCTGCTCGGCACCGGACTGTTCAAGGGCTCGCAGACCACGGGACAGTTCGTGCCCGAGCAGCAGACCGACTTCGTCTTCACCGTGGCGGGGGAGGAACTCGGGTTCGTGGGCGCCGGGCTGATCATCCTGCTGCTCGGTGTCGTGCTGTGGCGCGCCTGCCGGATCGCCCGCGAGACCACCGAGCTGTACGGCACGATCGTCGCCGGCGGCATCATCGCCTGGTTCGCCTTCCAGTCCTTCGAGAACATCGGCATGACCCTCGGCATCATGCCAGTGGCGGGACTGCCGCTGCCGTTCGTGTCGTACGGCGGTTCGTCGATGTTCGCGGTGTGGGTGGCGGTCGGACTGCTCCAGTCCATCAGAGTGCAGCGCCCCATGTCCGCGTAG